The Antarcticibacterium sp. 1MA-6-2 genome has a window encoding:
- a CDS encoding TetR family transcriptional regulator C-terminal domain-containing protein: MKTENLTTAKVGATEQITEDNIISLYMDYVLENGPHPQSVYKFCKDNGITEERFYQFFGSFEGVQKTIWKRFYDNAFEVINRTPEYESFNTREKLLTFYYTFFEILTANRSYVLINLSQGTAPLKNLEQLKGLRVRVKDYASELVREDNERSAKFTRKSETVFSEATWLQLMFLIRFWLKDDSARFESTDVAIEKSVNTVFDIFDTTPLDRVIDFGKFLWKERMS; encoded by the coding sequence ATGAAGACGGAAAATTTAACTACAGCAAAAGTTGGTGCAACAGAACAAATAACAGAGGATAATATTATTTCTCTATATATGGATTATGTTCTGGAAAATGGCCCACATCCTCAAAGCGTTTACAAGTTCTGTAAAGACAACGGAATTACAGAAGAACGATTTTATCAGTTTTTCGGAAGTTTTGAAGGGGTTCAAAAAACTATATGGAAAAGGTTCTATGATAATGCTTTTGAAGTAATTAACAGGACACCCGAATACGAGAGCTTTAATACCAGGGAAAAGTTGTTGACATTCTATTACACTTTTTTTGAAATACTAACGGCCAACAGGAGCTATGTACTTATTAATCTTTCACAAGGAACTGCGCCTCTTAAAAACCTGGAGCAGTTGAAAGGATTGAGAGTAAGGGTTAAAGATTATGCTTCAGAATTAGTGCGGGAAGACAATGAGAGATCAGCAAAATTTACGCGAAAATCTGAAACAGTTTTTTCAGAAGCTACCTGGCTTCAGCTTATGTTCCTGATCCGATTTTGGCTTAAAGATGATTCAGCACGGTTTGAAAGTACAGATGTTGCCATAGAAAAATCGGTAAATACAGTATTTGATATTTTTGATACTACCCCTCTTGATAGGGTTATAGATTTTGGAAAATTCCTTTGGAAGGAAAGGATGAGCTAG